The Chitinophaga lutea genome contains the following window.
TGGGCGTACATTCCGCCATCGGCACGGAACGCAAATGGACCTGGTTCAAAATGATGCTGGGAGGCACCTTTTCCTGGCACGCGAAGTTCCAGCCGTTTAAAGTGGTGGTGATCGACCCAGCGCACCCTTCGATGCAGGGTGTGCCGAAAGAATGGATACGGGAAGACGAATGCTATTTTTCCAAAGAGATGTACCCGGGCATCAAAACCCTCATCGCCCACGACGTGAGCAGCCTGAAAGTCAAACCGGCGGATTCGGTACTGGTTAAAAATGTAGGCTCCTTCGGTAACAATTACCCCGCCGTATGGTACCAGCATTTTGACGGGGGCCATATATGGTACACCACTTTCGGCCACGACAAAAAAGACTACCAGGAGCCCACCTACCTGCAGCACCTTTACCAGGGCCTGCATTGGGTGGTGAGTCAGACGCAGGGCCGCAACCTGTCGCGCGCCTACGCCAGCACGCCCGATACGCCCGTACGTTACTGAAATTACTGAACGAATGAAATATACTTATGTACTGGCGGCAGCCCTCACCACAATGGCCTGCAACACCAGCCAGCCCAAAGAAGACAACAACATGGTACATCTGATCACCCTGGCGCCCGGCCACTTCCACGCGGCGCTGGTGCAAAAGTCCATGTACCCCGGCATCGACAGCGTGGTGAAAGTGTTTGCGGCCGATGGTCCCGAACTGAAAGCCCACCTGAGCCTGATTGAGCAATATAACACCCGGTCCGAAAACCCGACGCACTGGAAGGAAGAGGTATACACCGGCTCGGACTTCCTGCAAAAAATGACGGAACAACAGAAAGGCAGTGTGGTGGTGCTGGCCGGCAACAACCAGCAGAAAACGGATTACATCAGCGCCGCGGTGAACGCGGGCATGCACGTGCTGGCCGACAAGCCGATGGTGATTTCGGAAGAAGGGTTTAAAAAGCTGGAACAGATTTTTCCGGCAGCCGCGGAAAAGAAAGTGCTGGTGTACGACATCATGACCGAACGCTCTGAAATCACGAACAAGCTGCAGAAAGAACTGTTGCACCAGGCCAGTGTTTTCGGCGAGCTGGAAAAAGGTACCCCCGAGGCGCCGGCCGTGGAAATCGAAAGCATCCATCATTTCTATAAATCCGTTTCGGGCAAAACCCTGAAGCGGCCCTCCTGGTTTTTTGATCCTTCACAACAGGGAGATGCCATCGTGGACGTGAACACGCACCTGGTAGACCTCGCGCAGTGGATTTGTTTCGACACGACCGTCATCGATTACCGCCA
Protein-coding sequences here:
- a CDS encoding ThuA domain-containing protein is translated as MYTKNGKGYVHDNIPFASAAFQKMGQEHGFAVDVSDNPAVFSDDNLKKYDALVFTSTNNDVFDTDAQKVAFMRYIQSGGGFMGVHSAIGTERKWTWFKMMLGGTFSWHAKFQPFKVVVIDPAHPSMQGVPKEWIREDECYFSKEMYPGIKTLIAHDVSSLKVKPADSVLVKNVGSFGNNYPAVWYQHFDGGHIWYTTFGHDKKDYQEPTYLQHLYQGLHWVVSQTQGRNLSRAYASTPDTPVRY
- a CDS encoding putative oxidoreductase C-terminal domain-containing protein → MKYTYVLAAALTTMACNTSQPKEDNNMVHLITLAPGHFHAALVQKSMYPGIDSVVKVFAADGPELKAHLSLIEQYNTRSENPTHWKEEVYTGSDFLQKMTEQQKGSVVVLAGNNQQKTDYISAAVNAGMHVLADKPMVISEEGFKKLEQIFPAAAEKKVLVYDIMTERSEITNKLQKELLHQASVFGELEKGTPEAPAVEIESIHHFYKSVSGKTLKRPSWFFDPSQQGDAIVDVNTHLVDLAQWICFDTTVIDYRQDIHISKGEKWRTPLTLSQFSAITGETAFPTFLKGFVKQDSILDVPANGSIFYSLKGVHVRATALWNYQAPEGGGDSHYAIVRGTKASLVINQGKEENWKPELYIEPKTNETAYTQNLQAVVQQLSGKYPGISLENKGGRWKVVIPDTLKTGHEAHFADVMQRYLQFLKEGKVPEWEIKNILAKYYVTTAGLAVAKEK